Below is a genomic region from Miscanthus floridulus cultivar M001 chromosome 1, ASM1932011v1, whole genome shotgun sequence.
aggatagatatcatacaagcatgcttccccaccggcacatttggaagcccagccaggaaaattgtctttgacttcaatgacatgcaaacatgctttcgcctgggagaaatggagatgaatctaatttgcaTGTGGTgcatgtaagtccttgtcctcctgatatgatatgaatgtaatctttgaattttgttgtaacttgttctcttgtagtggagagaagagaaaggaataaaaagagacccatacaaggatgaccaactcttagagctcgtcggcgacctttgcaacttcatattggaccagattgtacacgtcagaggcgcctaccatgaccgagagtctgagttaagtacaaatcctcagtaccaacaccttcgcgAGAatgaaagactagctctaggacgttgataacaatgtgtacagaatttatatatttaatgatggattgtatatattcttgtgaattggacttgtaattgtagtttatagaatactcttgtgcgtgtagtcgcggtcgcggggcgttcgccaatgcgaacgctggtcgcggggcgttcggcaacatgaatgcggtttggaacgttggtcgcggggcgttcgacaacgcgaacgcggttcagaatgttggtcgcggggcgttcggcaacgcgaacgcggtttggaacgttagtcgtgggacgttcggcaacgcgattttgaattgtaaatttgaattttttttgcaggaaaacgtactgtaggggcggttctagattgaaccgcccctacaaatagctgtttgtagggggcggctggtacagccgcccctacaaatcgatttgtaggggtggcctaggaaccgcccctacaaatgcatgatttgtagagacccttgcgtaggggcggctgggcaaaccgcccctacaaagagttaccagccgcccctagaaatgctttttgtagtagtgccgAGCGCCACCCATGGATCCGCATCTCAGCTCGCCGGAATCGCCTGCCGCTTCGCCAGATCCGAGGACCCTAGATTCGTTCTCGTGCACCTGCGTCTGTGTTCACTTGTGACTTGCAGTGCAGCGCTCACATTCGTGATGTTCTTATTCTTAGTGGGATTATGCAACGGTTTAGCTTTACTGTGTcatcctgctttacattgcactGCTTTACTCAGCCATGCTGGTTGTCAAGTTCTGTTTGTTTTATGATATGCATAAGCTCGACCTTTTAAAGTAGCGTGCTTCTGTTATGGATGTGGTAAATGTTCATAGGTTACTACTTCAAAATATTTCTCTTTGAGCCACCGATGATGCCAAAGGTTGGGGATAGGCTGTATGCTAACTTGGGTGTTGTTTGGTAATAAAGTTTGTATCCATTATGCATAAGTTAGGACGGTCAGAATAGATGAGTGATGGGTGGGCATCGGGTGTTACCATCTGAATTGGAATAATACTGTCGGCTAAACTGAATCCTCTGATTCATCCGGATCAACTTATATGGTCTGATGAAAAATGATTTTTTGCGATATAAGTCCAGCGCAGCAATTGTATATGTGGAAGAATATGACTCAATGTTTGCCATATCAGATCCTGTTTGAAGCAGCAAACAACAAAAATGAACTCTTATTCAAACGTGCTATTGAAACATAGAAGACAGATCGTAGGATATACCACTTGTACAAAAAATTCTTGATTAGTTTTGCTTGATTTGGATTATATCAGTTGATCTTGGTAGGTGATTATGAACTCCTTATTCTAAGAAGAGATTACCTGGTGCATATATAATTTCATTTACAAGGTGTTTTGTTTTGTTTCTCGCAGTGCACCGCTCACATTCGAAGTATTACCCTTTCTGCAGCCATTTCGTGGACGTGCTAACAAGTGCTGCTCAACACTGCCCACACTGGCAGTGTCCTCCACTTCATCGTGCTCTTCACCTGAAGCCAGGCACTACAATCTCTGTTCAAAACGCGCCAAGCATTTTGCCAAGGCACGTCCCCATTTGTTACGCCCTAACTCTCCTGTCTGTAACTCTTAGACCTGTTGCTTTTTTCGTCTATGCTGCGTACATCATACCATACATTTTAAACATGGCATCAGATGTCCACGGATCGTGCTAAGATGACGCCACCTTGAGGGCCTTTCTGGAACTAGAGATAGGACAGAAAAACCAATTGCACTGGAACCAGAAAGGCCGAACAACCATTGACTTGGCAAATGTGTATACAGAATTTGAACATGCAACAGGGTTGCCGTATGACAAGAAACAGCTACAGAACAAATTCAACGAGATGAAACGGGCGTTCTTTAATTGGCGCGACCTTCAAACCCACACTGGCCTAGGCCGTGACCAGAATACAGGAGTCGTCACAGTTGACCCCTCGTTTTTTAGGGTGCCGACGGGGTACTAACTTCCATCTCATTTCTTTCTAACCCCTTGACTACCAAGTACTAGGGATGTTCCCATTCTATTCGTTCTAACCTGTGGAACCATGGTACACGTGCAAGAAAATAGTCAATCTGCTGCGCAGCGGACCAAAACTCCCAAATGCCTTGACCTACCGCTGACTCTTTGGGGACACACCCCCCGCGACAAGGGGACGTTGCTCTCTTCTGGTGGACATCATCGCGCGAGGACACCTAGTACTGCTAGCCATGACACTCCACACGACATGTCCCAGGACCCCATTGGTGTCCAGAGTGTTGGTCAGTCCTCCAATAGATCCACTAGGGAATACTCTGTCAACAGCCCTCCCAGTAAGAAGAGGGCTTCCATTGATGACTGCCTTAACGACCTAACCGACATCATTAAAGACCATAGACAGCAAAAGGCCCTTATCAACAAGCAGGAAGAGGAGATGGATAAAGTGTACAAGATTTTGAAAGAAGATGGTTTGTGAGAGTCTGATGCTGTTTATGCTCACGCTCTAGTTATTTACAAGAACACGCTAGACCGTAGGAACTTCCTGAGCATGGAAACAAAAGAGGGCCACCTGAACTTTCTGTAGATCTGCTGGGAGGACAGGAGATCTAGATCGAAGTAGATGATATCCGTAGCATATTTCCTACCACGGCAGTCTATAAGTTTTATTTTCCAAAACGTGCATGTTGAGTCGTAATGTTTCATGGACTACGTTTCTTTAAGTTGCATCGTTGTAATGTGGCCTGTGGCCTGAACTTTGTGTGCTGTTTTTTTTCCCGAATCCAAATAAACTGCGTGTGTTGGCGCCAATGTGTGAATGCTGCTGTCTCTGTTAATATGCAGTGGACGAATAGTGGAATAAGATGCTACTATGGTTGAGATAATATTCAGTCACTATAGATGTGTTTTCATTGTGCTATTTtaccttttttttgaaaaattaatTCATGTAGTTGATGACAGttttgcttgtttctaaaaaatGACAAGTCATATCTGTCATCATGCATGTGTAGACATCCTTATTAGATTGTTGCTGATGCATGTAATTCTCTGATCGTACCTGTTTCAGTTGTCCAGATAACTGAACTTATAGCTGTTACAGTTATCCAGATTCCAGATATGTTGAAGCTTGTTTGTTATCTAACGTGTCTAAGGGGGTGTTGGTTtctgactaaattttagtccatgtcacatcggatattcagatgctatttaggaaaaataaatatgagttaattataaaactaattacatagatgaagactaatttacgagacgaatttattaagcctgattaatccaccattagcacatatttactgtagcaccacattatcaaatcatggactaattaggcttaaaaaatccatctcgcaaattagtcacaatttgtataattaattatttttttcatctatatttaatacttcatatatgcgtccaaatatccgatgtgaggaactaaaattttcctgtaggaacaaaCACCCCCTAACGTGTCTAAAAATTTGCACGTTCAACCAGAAGCAGGCAAAAGCTTGGACAACCTGCAGCATGCAATGCATCCTGACAAAACCTCTACCTGTAGTCTTCTGCTCGTACCTGCTGCCATAAAAGACATAGGGGCATTTGGATACATAACTGAAGTTTAAGAGTTGTCGTATCAAATATCACGTGGGGTATCATATAGGATATTTGGATAAATAAATTCCAGAAGTTCATAGTAACCtatgagataaatttattaaacctaattaatttattattagcatatgtttattgtagcaccatattatcaaatcatagactaattaaacTTAATAAATTTGGCTCACAAATTATAATTTCATAAATATTTAATCCTCAATGCATGTGTCCATCCGATGGGAcagtggaaccaaacaccccgcgGGATCCAAAGCAGCAACCACAAAAACTTTGCAACCAGTCAGAAACACAGACTGCACTCACAGCTCCATGAATTCAAAAGAGTGCGTGCTGCCACAAACTGAAGGTCCTGTTTGAGAACTTCACAGATTCATACAGAAAGCAATTAAGGCCCGTCAAAACTTTACACTCTATCTCAGCGTATATTTAAACAcatatataaagtattaaatataaattaaaaataattaattacacagattacgactactttacaagacaaatcttttaaacttaattagtcaatgatttgacAGTAAAGTACTACGATACacatgctaatgacagattaattaaacTTAATAGATTCATATCGCGGATActgtaattatttttttattagtatccgaataccccatGACATCTTATGTAATATTTAATATGACACCCTAAAATTTTAGGCCCTGAATCTAAACAGGCATGGTTTAGATCTAACCCCAAAACTTTACCTCATatcccatcgaatatttagatatatatatataatattaaatataaactaaaaaaataactaattacacaaatTACGACtattttacgagacgaatcttttaaacataattaatctatgatttaacaataaagtgctacagtacacacGTGCTAATGACatcttaattaggcttaataaattcgtctcgcgatttacaGTCGAAatttataatttgttttttttattagtatcaaacacCCCAAGCGACCCTCTATATAACCTCCGATAtaacaccccaaaactttacagACACTATGTAACTTCCGATATAACACCGCAAAACTTTACAGCATGATCTAAAAAGGCCTACCCCGCTCTTATTTTATGAAACAAATCTTGCAGAACCCCATCAAATTCTCGGGTTTCAAACAGGCCACAAACTACAAGCACTATGGCAAACAACATATGAATAGCATTATCCAATTTATCCTCAAATAAATAGCCACTAAGCAAGGAGAAATCGTTCATGATCGAACCATATAGAGTATGTCCACATTCCAATCGGCCGTGGGCATCTCCTTTGCAGGCACCCATAAGATGACCAGGCAAGCCTAGCCAGTTATGGTATTAGGACATAACTACCATAAAAAGAAATGGAAAAGAGCCCCAGAAGAGTGTAGCAGGTCGCAATAGCAGGCTGCAGTAGACTAGCACAGACGCCACACCAcacgccatcgccatcgccatcgccatcgcccgGCCTCGGCGCAGTCCATACCACAGCCCTCCGAACCAACCCACTCATCCATCCCTGACCCGCAGCAACAGTACGTTTATTCCCCGCGAGGACGCCAGAAACTGACATGACTCACCGCATCGATCACACCACCGAGACCCCAAGAACAAGAATGagcaagatgaagaagaacatctGATCTCATCTCACACTGGATGCAAAGAAATCTAAACTCAAAGTCAGAGAGCACGCAGCTGGTAGATCAGCAGCAAGCTAGAAATTAAACAAGAGGATTAATTTTACCAAATCGATGTAGATGTAGCCGGCTAGCTGATTAAAAAATCCCAAGTTAATTAAGCAAGGACGAGCAAGCCGCTAGGCAAGCATATCATCATACAGGAAGTTCACAACTGCAGCTGGAGGCATTAGCAGTACTCCAGTAGCAGCAAATAGTAGAGTCACCAATTAAGCTGGGAAATGATCAGATCCAGAACTGACCTAATTAGGAGGCAGTAGTAGTTCCAGTACGTAGCAATACCAGCAGCAAAGCATATGAAAGAGCAACGGGCTAATAGGTaatttgcagcagcagcagcagcagttgtaATAGCAGTAGTAGCAGCTAAACTGTATAGCTACAGATCGATAGATATATGGTAGCAAGAAGAAACCAAGAACTAGATAGAGGCGATATATGGGTACTCCACATATAGTAGTCGATGACAGGAGCTTCAGCTAGCTAGAGAGCCCAACCGACCAAGAAGATGATCGACTAGTAGTGCATGTGGTAGTAGCATACATGGGGCCGGGAGCTCCGGCCGTCCGGCCGGCCAGTCAAGCCGCTGCGccgggcggtggtggaggcggcaTCTGGTGCTCGTAGTAGTGGTGTCCGTTGCCGtcgtgggaggaggaggagatgacGGCGGCGGGGACAGGGTGCGCCGGGGCCTTCTTGCGCTTCTTCTTCTCGTAGCTGACGCCCCGGGCGCGGGACTGATGGTCGCGCACCTCGCGGAGGTAGAGCCTGACGGCGCGCGCGCCGAAGGGGTTGTTCTCGGGCCGCCCGCCGTTCTCCTCGTAGGCGGCGCGCAGCCTGCCCACGAGCGCGTCGAGGCTGCCCCACGCCTGGCGGAGCGGGCACGGGCAGGGCGCCGGCGGCGCCGGGTGGCCGAAGAAGGGGCAGGGGGGGGTGTGCACCTTGGTCTTGCCGAACTGGTCGAGGTAGCGCAGGAACTCGAGCACGTGCGCGCCGCTGCAGCGCGCCAGGGACAGCGGCGGGCGGTGGTTCCGCAGGTACTGCCCGAACGTGTTCCAGTCCCGGCGCTTCTGCGACTCGTACCGGCTCGGCGACGCCAGCGCCGACACCGCGCCCGCGGACGACGCACCCGGCGACAGCGCCCCGGACGCCGAgcccccgacgccgccgccgccgccgctgttgtCAGAGTGCGGGCTGTCCGGGTGCGGCACCAGGTCCATCTAACAAGTAAAGCAAACCAAGAGGCGACCAACAAACGATCAGCAAGCGAGAGCGAGCTTCGGAGCAAAGCAAGATCTATCTATTTCGGAGTCGGTGCCCCCGCGCGCGCGCGAGCCGTGGTCCTGTGAGAGAGAAGAGCGAGAGCGCCGCACGCGGGGGCGGGGAGGTGCGGGGCGGGGCGCTATAAATAGTGTTCGCGACCACCACTACTACTGGTACAGCACTTGCCTCGCTTCACTTCACTTCACTTGGCTCCCGCCCTCCTCTTCGTTCTCCTCGCTCGAGAGCTAGCCGCCCCCGCCGGCCGGACAGCCAGCCCGCGGCACCAGGCTAGCGCCGCCTCCAAGATCGCCGGACAGATCGATCGCTCACGGCAACGGCATGCCTCGGCGCTGGGCttggggaggagaggaggggaggagaggatGCAAGGGTGGGGGTGGGTATTAATTGGCGGCGAGATTGGAGGAGGGGGAGGCCCTCCCGTGGCACAGTGCAGGACTGCAAGTGTGGGTGAGGGGGAGGAGACAGTATGCAGTGAAAGGTGATGTGACGGGAGAAAAAGAAAGGTTTTTAGCGATGGTAGGGGCGGTGACAAGTGAAATGTCATCGGTACGGACTGGTGCTTTTCAAATCAACGCCTACGCTCCACTGGGGCGCGGGGCGCGGGGCGCGGGGCGGCCGGGGGTGAAGATGGGACATGGAGGAACGATGTGGCGTGGCGGATGCCGCCGTCGTGGGAGGGGAACGGAGGAGGGTGCTCACCGGTGTTGGTAGTGGTTCTTGCTTGCGAGTGCCGCCGACTGGAATTGTCGGTGTAGGATGCTCGGTGCTCTGCAGCTCTTGTTTAATTTTGACCGAAATCGCGTCGGTTTAAGGAGAACAACCATCACCCAAAATATAGGATATATTCGTCTTTTAGGTAGTGTTAAAGGTAAAGAGTTCGATACCTATTTTGAGTCTTCTTAACCCTTTTTATAAATGGATTTTTagaagagaggatactcagatttagaTTATGCCTCATCCGACAACTAAATTGGATCTTCCGTATAAATACTTTATTAGAGACTATAAGTATTATGTTAAAGATCTATTTTAAATTTAGATTCCGCGATACATCTTCCGTTGCGGACAGACTTACACGACATCTCCTGGTTTATATGTTCGTCCCTTTGTGCCCCGTGTGCTTTTTACTTTTTTAATTACGATACCAATGTCTTGTGTATTGATATGCCCCATAAATAAATTGCTTACTAGTACAATTCTAAATTTAGAATAAGTCACCTTTTAAGTTCCAACCAAATTTATACTTAGTCCATTCTAGATTATAAGTCACTTtaatttttttagatacataccTTTTGCTATACATTAAGATATATGCTatttagatatataataaaatttaTCTATCTATGAAAGCTAAAACAACTTACAATACAATTTAGAGTTGATGGGaatataaaataatattaatatttatgcctCAAATAattttactatgaaaatatatttcataatagaTTCAATAGTTCATTCAGAATCATAAATGTTATATAGATTTGAAAAACTTAGAATTGTTTGCCTTATTGGAAAACGATAATTTTTTTTAACAGAGGAAGAACCAACAATGTTTCCCTGAAACATGATTCTATGGATTTGTAAGCTTGTTCCCTTATAATTTGTATCGCCCATCACTTACTGAAATATATAGCAACTGGAGtggttttattttgttttgttttcaagAAAGAACAGATCAATTCCACTTAGTGTTTTTTCTTTTctcaaagagagaaagagaagagaaAGTCCACTATTGCTCCAAACTGAACTGAGAGCAAATTAAAGATTGGGGACTATGGTTCAACTTGCATAATATTGCAAGAGAACAGGCGATGCAAAAGGTGAGTAAGTAGAAGGGCTCTATTCGGACACATCAAGTGTATTACACTAGGTGGCAGGAAGAATGACTAGCCATGAGGAAGAGACCAAAATGATAACAATTACGCTTTCATTAGGTTGTGCTTGTTTGTGCTACTTGCAATGCTAGTGTTGCAAGCTACTACAAGCTTAGTTGGTATGTAGACAAAAGCTAAAACTAATGGATTTTAATATTAAACCTAAATACGAAAAGATATCACCCTAATCATCATCTCTTAACCAATCATACGTGTCGGTATCTTTTAAACTCTAGCATTCTGCAAATTCTGGCCACCATAGTCTTCTAATAAGACTAAAAGGCAGGAACAGACCTAGGAATGGCCTGTCCCTGAGCTGAACAGGGTTCTTGATCTTAACCTTTTATATAAATTTTTGTgaattatttgttttttttttttgcctttttaAGTTGAAATTTAGTGATACAAGACATGCTTGGGCTAGACATGGGCTCATGGGCTAGAGCCCAGGCCCTAGATTTGCCCATGCTAAAAGGCACGGTTCTTGATGCAACCAATACTCAAACATTCTACCCACATACATCCCAAACCGAGAGAAGAGCGTAGTGACACACACTAAGATGTCAAAGCCAACAAGTTTAGGCAACCAAAACAAAATCTAATTAAAAACCATGTTGATTTTGCACAACCTTTGCCATTAAGACATAGCTACAAACACCGCACGTAGTCATAcgcaataaaaatatgaaaccctgAATCATTGGCGATACTTAAGGAGAGAAATAATACCCACAAATATTATCATCGATCCGATTCAATAATCAGATCAAGGGTTTTGCCCAGCCCAAGGATGGCACTGCACCACTATACAGAAGGCCAACAAATGCATCTCAAAAACCATGGCCACAGCATCATCAGTTCCAATACGAATCATCctaataataaaaaatgattaaagcATTTGAACCAAGCCCAAAATCGTTACTTTGTTTAGCTTGGACGTGACACTAAAGTTGTAGTTGAACATGCATATATGTAAAACTTTCAGCCTCGATATCAACAAGATGTCAATGATAATCGTAACTTTCTCTGTCCTTAAATATAAGGATTCAAGTAATTTTGGAACCAAAGACTCGGGCAAAAGTCTAACTTGCCTCTCACTAATTAGTTTGTTTGGTTACTAACTTACTTAATTTTCTAGTAAGACATACTTTAAAAAGTATAAGGCATACATATTATTGATTATGACTACGAATTACATGAGTTACTTTGGACAAGTTAGTGTTTAAAAGACATTgcttcatgcatgcatggatgtgGTTTAAAAGGCAATCACTCAAAGGATTGAGCAATCTAGAAtacttttataatttaaaaataataaaCCTTCGATATCTTAGATTTTTAGGATTTATGGAGTAGCTACTCACCACCGTGCCATGTATATATGTTCCAAGCTCCTTCCTAAATATTCCATCCACCAGTCTACCAAGGCGGGGAGTAAAAGTCTCTTGAACCAACAAAAACTCCAATCCACATCCAAATTGGTAGAACATGGTAACATGTCAAAAGTCAACTACCTAGCCATCGGCCGACCAAAACAAAATGCAAGAACCACATTGACTATGCACAAAGCAACTCGCACTAGTACACCACCCCTTTTAGCCACAGTGGAACAAATACGATGCCTTCTTGCTTGACTACACTTTCAAGGAAGAAAACGACTCACACAGATAATAACATCATCGCCAAATCCGATTTTGTACCCAGGATGGCACGTACAACTACACGCCTCAGGGAAAGCCGGCAAGTCCATGGCACACAAACATCATCAATAATCGAAAGATGATTCTAAAAAAGCGATGGAACCAATGCCAAAATGTGCTTACGCTCACTACTTCCGCTTGTTTGACATGACACTAAGGTTGCTAGCTTGTATCTCATGTGTGAACTTGCGAGAATCAACAATGATTTGGACAGAGTTTTTAGTCTTCCCCTATCCAGTCAGGCTGCTGCTAGTAACTTGCTGAAGTACAGGAACTTGTGCATAATTTGAACCTGGATCCTGAAGCATATGATACTTGGATGTACAAATGGGAATCTCATTACAGTTCTAGTAAGGCATACAAATATTAGAGAGGAACCCTGGAAGCTTCTCCTTTGTCCAATTGGCTCTGGTCTTCTAGTAACTAGGAGAAGCATaaggggggtgtttggttcgagctactaaactttagtagctactaaacggtttagtcacttttagtaactccagaattactagagaggactaaagctattttagtagcttttagtcatagcgtttgattgaaaagttactaaagtgactaaaagctactaaatttagtagcaaCTAGGcgaaccaaacaagccctaagttTTTCTTCTGACTTTTGCTCAGAGACGCCTCAATACAAGGAATATTTTAAGAAGAAAAAATCGTATTTTTGATGACTACAGTTGTGTCCTGTGCAACAGTGGTAGTGAAGAAACTCTTTGAAAGGTCATAAtgactagagaggggtgaatagcctattaaaaatttctacaataacactaagacaaatgattagtcaataagatggcaaagcaaattttgtgctagcactatacttggggttgcaagccacctacctaattctattttctatgatctttagtatatcacaacaaagctatgccattaatatacacctaggtgatcaacctagtgagagtaatacaattaaatgatacactattTAGTCTTAACcaccactagctctatccaacTGAATGTATAataaaatacaagagagtggtagagaggtataccgccgtggcaagtgaccaatgagtgaatatcaatgaataccaaggagacaatcaagataCAATAatttttcctctgaggttcacttgcttgccggcaagctagtccccgttgtggtgattcattcacttagaggttcacgcgctaattggcatcacacgccaaaccctcaatagggtgccgcacaatcaatacaaaatgaGGATCGCATAAGCCACggacaatttactagagtaccttttgactctccgtcggggaaaggtcaagaacccatcacaatcaatacgatcggagccagagacaatcaccaacctccgttcgatgatcctcgctgctccaagccatctaggtgatggcaaccaccaagagtaacaagccaaacccgcagcgaaacatgaataccaagtgcctccagatgcaaacactcaatcaatgcacttggattctctcctaatctcacaaagatgatgaatcaaagatgaagatgagtgggagggctttggctaagctcacaaggttgctatgtcaatgcaaatgaccaagagaataagctagagccagccaaacgatatttatagacaccccaaacaatagagccgttggcttaattattgggctgactgcgggacgaccggacatgaAGGTCATGTGCATTGGATGCGTcaggtgtggtgaccggacgcgtccgatcgctgtgTCCGGTCATAGCCTAACCGCCATGTGTtcttttcaaattgtttagccattggcACCAAACGACTATCTCTGCGCACAGTAATACTACGTGATCGGACGTGTGGTTAGAAAACGACAAGACCCGAGAGACGCAGCAttaggtcgagtccagagagctcctagagccgctatgggacgatcggacgcgtccgatcacaccggaccAGACACTCCCAGCGTCCAATGAATTATTGCGTTGAAAACTcgagacttgctggttcacaccggTCGCGTCTGGTGTGGCGACCAGACACATCTGGTCGCTCTCTGCAAACCTGCAtcgggctatatcactttgacctgacgctgaacagtaactcgacagtgtccggtcactccactaagccagagtccagtcactttcact
It encodes:
- the LOC136484730 gene encoding protein G1-like5, which encodes MDLVPHPDSPHSDNSGGGGGVGGSASGALSPGASSAGAVSALASPSRYESQKRRDWNTFGQYLRNHRPPLSLARCSGAHVLEFLRYLDQFGKTKVHTPPCPFFGHPAPPAPCPCPLRQAWGSLDALVGRLRAAYEENGGRPENNPFGARAVRLYLREVRDHQSRARGVSYEKKKRKKAPAHPVPAAVISSSSHDGNGHHYYEHQMPPPPPPGAAA